A window of the Desulfobacula toluolica Tol2 genome harbors these coding sequences:
- the cas4 gene encoding CRISPR-associated protein Cas4, with product MDNINFTGTQINYYFVCKRKLWLFTRAIRFEDENEYVQLGKLIDESTYKRNKKQIEIGNIKIDFIDNTGVIHEIKKSNKIEKAHIYQLKYYIYFLNKMGVKNIIGEIDYPKLKQRQKVILDAEDEMEFKTIFSDIHEILDRKKPPAIINKPYCKKCAYYEFCFV from the coding sequence TTATTTTGTCTGTAAGCGAAAACTCTGGTTGTTTACAAGAGCTATTCGGTTTGAAGATGAAAATGAATATGTGCAGTTGGGAAAACTCATTGATGAAAGCACTTATAAACGCAATAAAAAGCAGATTGAAATCGGCAATATCAAAATTGATTTCATTGATAATACGGGGGTTATTCATGAAATCAAGAAATCAAACAAGATTGAAAAAGCCCATATTTATCAGCTGAAGTACTATATATATTTTTTAAATAAAATGGGGGTTAAAAACATAATCGGTGAAATAGATTATCCAAAACTGAAGCAAAGACAAAAAGTGATATTGGATGCTGAAGATGAAATGGAATTTAAGACTATTTTTTCTGATATCCATGAAATCCTTGACAGGAAAAAACCTCCGGCAATAATAAACAAACCGTATTGTAAAAAATGCGCTTATTATGAATTTTGTTTTGTCTAA